The genome window AGAAGGCCAAACGCACTTCAGAGGATCATTTAAGATATATAAATAGAGTACTTGCGGACAATAACTATGTAATTTCGCCCGATAAGATTAAGGATTACTTATTCGAACAAGAGGAGGAAAGCGAACACAGAGCCAGAAAAATGGCTATTGTACTTAAGCTGTTTATCAAAGAAATAGTAAAGCCTAAAGATCCCATTCTTGCACAAATCCTCTATTATTCCTTTTCAATACCTCAACCTAGAACCAAATATAAGCCAACTATCCTTTCAGTAGACCTCCTTAAACGGATTTTTAGCGAGATTCAAGAAATAGGGAGTAAAACTTACTTTTTATTAGCCTCAGAGACCGGGCTGCGAACCGGAGAATTATTCCGTCTATCAATTGAACAGATTGATTTAAAACATAGGGTGATTAGGCTGATGAAAGAAAACGAAACAAAGAGAGCTTACATAACGTTTTTACACAGAAAAACAGTCGAATGGATAGAAAAGAACTACATTTCTTATAGGGAAGAATACATAAGGAGGTTTTGGGGAGGGCCCATGGCACTGGGACAGGACGTAGAAAAATGGAAGACAAAGTTCTTCCCTATGAATGAAGATAAGATAAGAGCTGAGATAAAGACAGCTATGCAGAGAGCAGGCAAAGTATTCAGGCTATATGACTTAAGGGCCTTTTGGGCTAGCTATATGATTAAACAGGGAGTAAGCCCGATGATAGTGAATATTTTTCAGGGCCGTGCAGCACCAAATCAGTTTAGAATCTTGCAAGAGCATTACTTACCTTTTTCAGAAGAAGAGCTTAGAGAAATATATGAGAAATATGCCCCAAAACTATTGAGTTAAGGGTTCTAAAACCAGGGTAACTTCTCTGTTTTCCTTCATTATTCTTTCCCAAACTATTGATAATTCCTTTGGTAAGATTATAGCATATTTGCCCCCTCCTGCTTTGAAAGGCTTTCTGACTCCCAATTTCAGCGTCTCGTTTTTGTCTATTATTGTAACAAAAGCAGGGATCGGGAGAAGGTCATTGAAGTCCTGTGGAATGTAAATCGTATAATAAGTATAGTTTCCTTTGGTCTTCCTATATACTCGACGTTTTGGGATAACTAATGGCATTGTTAGTGCCATCCCAGTTCACCCGGTAAACTCCCCGGTTTCCTCTTTGAGCTTTTCGATTATCTTTTTCAGATGGAGGTCCTGCTTTTCCTTGCTTGATATCTGCAAAGCTATTTCTATCCCTCTTAATAGTATATCCCTCTGACTCCTTAATTTTTCATTCTCCTTCCTAAGAGCCTCTAACTTCTTCTGTAATACTAACACTCTGTTCTCCAGGGCAGTGATTGTATTGATCGCTCTGCTGTATTGAACTTGCAGCTCCCTGTTTTCCTCTATAATTTCGTTAATTGTCATCTTTCTTCACCAGTGTTTTCTGCTGGAACAGATAGAATTTGATAGCTTCTCTGATAACTTCGCTACGCTCTTTTCTGTTATTTACACAGTATAGATCTAGCTTCGTCAAAAGTTCTTCATCCACTTTGAACGTTACAACCCTCATTTAGCTCACCTCCTCAAATTCTAAATATTCTAAAAT of Sulfolobus sp. E5-1-F contains these proteins:
- a CDS encoding tyrosine-type recombinase/integrase; protein product: MIDVSSLTEEQRIKIVETVLQKGISYEELGIDRVTWWRYKNKKRKIPDEVVQKATGYLTSDEFLQLTTGVDTSKIGINEAIGVIIKATKDPEFRELFLSMLQRSLGEFIKAASYSYPVTSEDLQTFKKLIEKKKAKRTSEDHLRYINRVLADNNYVISPDKIKDYLFEQEEESEHRARKMAIVLKLFIKEIVKPKDPILAQILYYSFSIPQPRTKYKPTILSVDLLKRIFSEIQEIGSKTYFLLASETGLRTGELFRLSIEQIDLKHRVIRLMKENETKRAYITFLHRKTVEWIEKNYISYREEYIRRFWGGPMALGQDVEKWKTKFFPMNEDKIRAEIKTAMQRAGKVFRLYDLRAFWASYMIKQGVSPMIVNIFQGRAAPNQFRILQEHYLPFSEEELREIYEKYAPKLLS
- a CDS encoding ribbon-helix-helix protein, CopG family, with protein sequence MRVVTFKVDEELLTKLDLYCVNNRKERSEVIREAIKFYLFQQKTLVKKDDN